One segment of Sylvia atricapilla isolate bSylAtr1 chromosome 8, bSylAtr1.pri, whole genome shotgun sequence DNA contains the following:
- the GLRX3 gene encoding glutaredoxin-3 isoform X4: MELVLFQRSCSLRVEQLEIPLMARGSVGALCVFVSLQDCQKVDRLDGAHAPELTQKVQRHAGAAPSPAASAQQQLQTRLSKLVNAAPCMLFMKGSPKEPRCGFSKQMVEILNRHNVAFSSFDIFSDEEVRQGLKTFSNWPTYPQLYVSGELIGGLDIIKELEASGELDTICPKAQKLEDRLKSLINKAPVMLFMKGNKQMAKCGFSKQILEIMNNSGVDYETFDILEDEEVRQGLKSFSNWPTYPQLYVKGELVGGLDIVKELKESGELLPVLKGEN, translated from the exons ATGGAATTAGTTCTGTTCCAACGTTCTTGTTCTTTAAG GGTGGAGCAGTTGGAAATCCCTTTGATGGCACGAGGGTCTGTgggg gctctgtgtgtgtttgtttcccTGCAGGACTGCCAGAAGGTGGACAGGCTGGACGGCGCCCACGCCCCGGAGCTGACGCAGAAGGTGCAGCGGCACGCGGGCGCCGCGCCCAGCCCCgctgcctctgcccagcagcagctccagacccGCCTCAGCAAGCTCGTCAACGCTGCCCCCTGCATGCTCTTCATGAAGGGCTCTCCCAAGGAGCCCCGCTGTG gCTTCAGCAAGCAGATGGTGGAGATCCTGAACAGGCACAACGTGGCTTTCAGCAGCTTTGACATTTTCTCTGATGAGGAAGTTCGGCAGGGGCTCAAAACTTTCTCCAACTGGCCGACCTACCCGCAGCTCTACGTGTCTGGGGAGCTCATCGGGGGCCTGGACATCATCAAG GAGCTCGAGGCATCAGGAGAGCTGGACACGATCTGCCCCAAGGCCCAGAAGCTGGAGGACAG GCTGAAATCCTTGATCAACAAAGCTCCTGTGATGCTCTTTATGAAGGGAAACAAACAG atgGCAAAATGTGGCTTCAGCAAACAAATCCTAGAAATCATGAATAACTCTGG CGTGGATTATGAAACCTTTGACATCCTGGAGGACGAGGAG GTGCGCCAAGGGCTGAAATCCTTTTCCAACTGGCCCACGTACCCCCAGCTCTACGTCAAGGGGGAGCTGGTGGGAGGGCTGGACATTGTCAAG gagctgaaggaaagTGGGGAAttgctgcctgtgctgaagGGGGAGAATTAA
- the GLRX3 gene encoding glutaredoxin-3 isoform X5 — protein MLFMKGSPKEPRCGFSKQMVEILNRHNVAFSSFDIFSDEEVRQGLKTFSNWPTYPQLYVSGELIGGLDIIKELEASGELDTICPKAQKLEDRLKSLINKAPVMLFMKGNKQMAKCGFSKQILEIMNNSGVDYETFDILEDEEVRQGLKSFSNWPTYPQLYVKGELVGGLDIVKELKESGELLPVLKGEN, from the exons ATGCTCTTCATGAAGGGCTCTCCCAAGGAGCCCCGCTGTG gCTTCAGCAAGCAGATGGTGGAGATCCTGAACAGGCACAACGTGGCTTTCAGCAGCTTTGACATTTTCTCTGATGAGGAAGTTCGGCAGGGGCTCAAAACTTTCTCCAACTGGCCGACCTACCCGCAGCTCTACGTGTCTGGGGAGCTCATCGGGGGCCTGGACATCATCAAG GAGCTCGAGGCATCAGGAGAGCTGGACACGATCTGCCCCAAGGCCCAGAAGCTGGAGGACAG GCTGAAATCCTTGATCAACAAAGCTCCTGTGATGCTCTTTATGAAGGGAAACAAACAG atgGCAAAATGTGGCTTCAGCAAACAAATCCTAGAAATCATGAATAACTCTGG CGTGGATTATGAAACCTTTGACATCCTGGAGGACGAGGAG GTGCGCCAAGGGCTGAAATCCTTTTCCAACTGGCCCACGTACCCCCAGCTCTACGTCAAGGGGGAGCTGGTGGGAGGGCTGGACATTGTCAAG gagctgaaggaaagTGGGGAAttgctgcctgtgctgaagGGGGAGAATTAA
- the GLRX3 gene encoding glutaredoxin-3 isoform X2 → MAGAVAAAGSAEQFQQLLQRPDSWKLRLCLKCLKNMELVLFQRSCSLRVEQLEIPLMARGSVGALCVFVSLQDCQKVDRLDGAHAPELTQKVQRHAGAAPSPAASAQQQLQTRLSKLVNAAPCMLFMKGSPKEPRCGFSKQMVEILNRHNVAFSSFDIFSDEEVRQGLKTFSNWPTYPQLYVSGELIGGLDIIKELEASGELDTICPKAQKLEDRLKSLINKAPVMLFMKGNKQMAKCGFSKQILEIMNNSGVDYETFDILEDEEVRQGLKSFSNWPTYPQLYVKGELVGGLDIVKELKESGELLPVLKGEN, encoded by the exons cTGGAAGCTGAGGCTGTGCCTGAAGTGTCTGAAAAATATGGAATTAGTTCTGTTCCAACGTTCTTGTTCTTTAAG GGTGGAGCAGTTGGAAATCCCTTTGATGGCACGAGGGTCTGTgggg gctctgtgtgtgtttgtttcccTGCAGGACTGCCAGAAGGTGGACAGGCTGGACGGCGCCCACGCCCCGGAGCTGACGCAGAAGGTGCAGCGGCACGCGGGCGCCGCGCCCAGCCCCgctgcctctgcccagcagcagctccagacccGCCTCAGCAAGCTCGTCAACGCTGCCCCCTGCATGCTCTTCATGAAGGGCTCTCCCAAGGAGCCCCGCTGTG gCTTCAGCAAGCAGATGGTGGAGATCCTGAACAGGCACAACGTGGCTTTCAGCAGCTTTGACATTTTCTCTGATGAGGAAGTTCGGCAGGGGCTCAAAACTTTCTCCAACTGGCCGACCTACCCGCAGCTCTACGTGTCTGGGGAGCTCATCGGGGGCCTGGACATCATCAAG GAGCTCGAGGCATCAGGAGAGCTGGACACGATCTGCCCCAAGGCCCAGAAGCTGGAGGACAG GCTGAAATCCTTGATCAACAAAGCTCCTGTGATGCTCTTTATGAAGGGAAACAAACAG atgGCAAAATGTGGCTTCAGCAAACAAATCCTAGAAATCATGAATAACTCTGG CGTGGATTATGAAACCTTTGACATCCTGGAGGACGAGGAG GTGCGCCAAGGGCTGAAATCCTTTTCCAACTGGCCCACGTACCCCCAGCTCTACGTCAAGGGGGAGCTGGTGGGAGGGCTGGACATTGTCAAG gagctgaaggaaagTGGGGAAttgctgcctgtgctgaagGGGGAGAATTAA